One Fibrobacter sp. UWH4 genomic region harbors:
- a CDS encoding TonB-dependent siderophore receptor, giving the protein MKLQICIIVLLAAIAAMAQETASDSLALDTLAPKGIVFNGVVLDSSFAADEKLNVEILESGEALQTTVGKPFSVVLPEDTLWNICVTNSDTAGAEKEKCYELKYIGAERQFSQALGEAFVDDASMDSVAPAGLQNDGSNAVSRDSASVIAQDGHPGAQRRDPEQSASDSSDSTKEDVNVDALLAAGDNSRVTELKKVVVQLRRRPKRKPGESVVSAKSIKRMPGLAEADVIKSIQALPGVVASSDFSSKIYVRGGAADQNLFLFDNAVVYSPVHFFGLFSTFLVEGIDDVQFYKSGFPAQYGNRLSSVLKMDGRAGGQDTVDEWFSKSSIKISTFAAQVHTEGHQGPVRWIFAGRTTYIGYVLDFCNYIGLLDLSLDYEFTDLQGTMMYDFSKDTRFKFSYYIGKDRLSFDPLYMDWGNIAIPFGIYHRFNGDWDYNATLAFSEFYQTMKIGELMSIEMYLYTFAGKQWLNYRGIPNHTLTLGYELEYDYERYQEAMASISIADIQKPFHHVAYVQDAWKLAPDYLLQYGLRFNYQTAAEHFGVEPRASLTVNLDDSKTLEFYGGYYLQYLNSIVYTDQETLNEFYYPATTTTKGTHIDPASSWLFAAEYSRRGILDDYDATVGVYYKTQNNLNTFVMQLDSNEETTSSDFVMADHFGTADGYSLGYELSLRKDKGWWFGGINWSQSISVMRTNDGTKPYYPSWHQPYALKMDMGINWSGGEDALRKHKKKGRYFRSSVIMKYSAGMPISEYKGCYMSQELGHQQYSDEVVVLPGSRNAGRQSDYFRIDVKAIDVGREDSWNFSWTIINLTDHKNMFYTFYDTSKNPPEKTEITQFPFLPIMLSFEMYF; this is encoded by the coding sequence TTGAAGCTTCAAATTTGCATTATCGTTTTGTTGGCGGCAATCGCTGCTATGGCGCAAGAGACCGCGTCGGATTCCCTTGCGCTTGATACCCTTGCTCCGAAGGGGATTGTCTTTAACGGCGTCGTGCTGGATTCCTCTTTTGCGGCAGACGAAAAGCTGAATGTTGAAATCCTGGAATCGGGCGAGGCCTTGCAAACGACTGTCGGTAAGCCCTTCAGTGTTGTACTCCCCGAAGATACACTCTGGAATATCTGCGTTACCAATTCCGACACGGCCGGTGCCGAGAAGGAAAAGTGCTACGAACTCAAGTACATTGGTGCGGAACGCCAGTTCTCGCAGGCGCTTGGCGAAGCTTTTGTAGACGATGCGTCTATGGATTCTGTCGCCCCTGCGGGGCTCCAGAATGACGGTTCTAATGCCGTTTCGCGCGACTCCGCTAGTGTCATTGCTCAAGATGGTCATCCTGGAGCGCAGCGACGGGATCCAGAGCAGTCCGCTTCGGATTCATCTGACAGTACCAAAGAGGATGTCAATGTCGATGCACTCCTTGCGGCGGGCGACAATTCCCGTGTGACCGAACTCAAGAAAGTGGTGGTACAGCTGCGTCGCCGTCCGAAGCGCAAACCCGGCGAATCCGTAGTTTCCGCGAAGTCCATCAAGCGTATGCCGGGGCTTGCCGAAGCGGATGTCATCAAGAGCATCCAGGCGCTTCCGGGCGTGGTCGCGAGCTCCGATTTCAGCTCCAAGATTTATGTGCGCGGCGGTGCCGCCGACCAGAACCTTTTCCTGTTCGACAATGCGGTGGTCTATTCGCCGGTGCATTTTTTCGGACTGTTCAGCACCTTCCTGGTCGAAGGCATAGACGATGTGCAGTTCTACAAGAGCGGTTTCCCCGCACAGTACGGTAACCGCCTGAGTTCCGTCCTCAAGATGGATGGCCGCGCAGGTGGCCAGGATACGGTCGACGAATGGTTCAGCAAGTCGAGCATCAAAATCAGCACTTTCGCTGCACAGGTCCATACCGAAGGCCATCAGGGACCCGTGCGCTGGATTTTTGCGGGGCGCACCACTTACATCGGCTATGTGCTTGACTTTTGTAACTACATCGGTCTTCTGGACCTGAGCCTGGATTATGAATTCACGGACTTGCAAGGGACCATGATGTATGATTTCTCCAAGGATACGCGATTCAAGTTCAGCTATTACATCGGCAAGGACCGCCTGAGTTTCGACCCGCTCTATATGGATTGGGGAAACATCGCCATTCCGTTCGGCATTTACCACCGTTTTAACGGGGACTGGGATTACAACGCGACGCTTGCCTTCAGTGAATTCTACCAGACCATGAAAATCGGCGAACTCATGTCGATTGAAATGTATCTGTATACCTTCGCCGGCAAGCAGTGGTTGAATTACCGCGGCATTCCGAACCATACGTTGACATTGGGTTACGAACTGGAATACGATTACGAACGTTACCAGGAAGCGATGGCGTCCATCAGTATCGCCGATATCCAGAAACCTTTCCACCATGTGGCCTACGTGCAGGATGCCTGGAAACTCGCTCCTGATTACCTGCTGCAATATGGCCTCCGCTTTAACTACCAGACGGCGGCGGAACATTTCGGCGTGGAACCCCGAGCCTCCTTGACGGTGAACCTCGACGATTCCAAGACGCTTGAGTTCTACGGTGGCTATTACTTGCAGTACCTGAATTCGATTGTCTACACCGACCAGGAAACTTTGAACGAATTCTATTACCCGGCAACGACAACTACCAAGGGAACGCATATCGATCCTGCTTCGTCGTGGCTGTTCGCGGCGGAATACAGCCGGCGTGGCATCCTTGACGATTACGATGCGACCGTGGGTGTCTATTACAAGACGCAGAACAATCTGAACACGTTCGTGATGCAGCTCGACAGCAACGAGGAAACGACTTCGTCCGATTTCGTGATGGCCGATCATTTTGGCACGGCGGACGGCTATTCGCTCGGCTACGAGCTTTCGCTGCGCAAGGATAAAGGCTGGTGGTTTGGCGGGATCAACTGGAGCCAGAGTATCAGCGTGATGCGCACCAACGACGGTACCAAACCGTACTATCCGAGTTGGCATCAGCCTTACGCGCTCAAGATGGACATGGGAATCAACTGGAGTGGCGGCGAGGATGCCCTCCGCAAGCACAAGAAAAAAGGCCGCTACTTCCGTTCGTCGGTCATCATGAAATATTCGGCGGGAATGCCTATCAGCGAATACAAGGGTTGCTATATGTCGCAGGAGCTAGGACACCAGCAGTATAGCGACGAGGTGGTGGTGCTGCCGGGAAGCCGCAATGCAGGCCGTCAGTCGGATTACTTCCGCATCGACGTGAAGGCGATTGATGTCGGCCGCGAAGACAGTTGGAACTTCAGCTGGACCATCATCAACTTGACGGACCACAAGAACATGTTCTACACGTTCTACGATACGAGCAAGAATCCTCCCGAGAAGACCGAGATTACGCAGTTCCCGTTCTTGCCTATTATGTTAAGTTTCGAGATGTATTTTTAA